In Leptolyngbya sp. SIO1E4, one DNA window encodes the following:
- a CDS encoding cytochrome c biogenesis protein: protein MASSSNIMAVGQWIRRYWKRELLPVLADLRLAIALLLVIAVTSITGTVIEQGETLAFYQANYPDDPALFGFLDWKLLLTLGLDHVYRTWWFLSILILFGASLTACTFTRQITALRWFSRTWNFYTKPRQFNKLALSSELSQGSLEAITPLLEARGYKTFTRDRALYAQKGIAGRIGPIVVHASMLIILAGAILGAMTGFFAQEIIPSGEVFQIRNIFDAGPWAAAQIPKDWAVRVNRFWIDYTPEGVIDQFYSDLSVVDLNGEEVKHKTIHVNEPLRYKGVTLYQADWGIAGVKVRLNNSPVLSVPMGQLDTEGKSRIWGTWLPTKPDMSDGVSLLATDLQGTLLVYNNEGQLISTVRKGMATEVNGITLSVTDIIGSTGLQIKADPGIPVVYLGFGLLMIGVLMSYISHSQIWALEAGDRFFLGGRTNRAQVIFERELLQIIETLEPSGTVTAPTSEVMSAS from the coding sequence ATGGCTTCCTCTTCAAACATCATGGCAGTTGGGCAATGGATACGACGATATTGGAAGCGGGAGCTGCTGCCTGTACTGGCGGACTTGCGTCTGGCGATCGCCCTGTTGCTGGTTATTGCAGTCACCAGCATTACGGGCACCGTCATTGAGCAAGGGGAAACTTTAGCGTTTTACCAGGCCAATTACCCAGATGATCCGGCTCTATTTGGTTTTCTAGACTGGAAACTCCTTTTAACCCTGGGGTTAGATCACGTCTATCGCACCTGGTGGTTTCTCTCCATTTTGATTTTGTTTGGAGCCAGTCTGACTGCCTGTACCTTTACGCGACAAATTACTGCCCTGCGCTGGTTTTCTAGAACGTGGAATTTTTATACCAAACCCCGCCAATTTAACAAGCTGGCGTTGAGTAGTGAGCTTTCCCAAGGGAGCTTGGAGGCGATCACCCCCCTACTGGAGGCGCGGGGCTACAAAACCTTTACGCGCGACAGGGCGCTTTATGCCCAAAAGGGCATTGCCGGTAGAATTGGCCCGATTGTCGTGCATGCCAGTATGCTGATCATTCTGGCAGGGGCTATTTTGGGAGCCATGACGGGTTTCTTTGCCCAAGAAATCATCCCCAGTGGCGAGGTGTTTCAAATCCGCAACATTTTTGACGCCGGGCCATGGGCTGCGGCACAGATTCCTAAGGATTGGGCTGTCCGGGTAAACCGATTTTGGATTGATTACACCCCCGAAGGGGTGATTGACCAGTTTTACTCGGATCTATCGGTGGTGGACTTAAATGGTGAGGAAGTCAAGCATAAAACCATTCACGTCAATGAGCCACTGCGCTACAAAGGGGTGACGCTATATCAAGCAGACTGGGGCATTGCTGGGGTAAAAGTGCGGCTGAACAATAGCCCAGTCCTCTCGGTGCCTATGGGGCAACTTGACACGGAAGGAAAATCCAGAATTTGGGGAACCTGGTTGCCCACCAAGCCAGACATGAGTGATGGTGTCTCTTTATTGGCCACTGACCTGCAAGGCACCCTATTGGTTTACAACAATGAAGGACAACTCATCTCAACGGTACGTAAGGGGATGGCGACTGAGGTGAATGGCATCACCTTGTCCGTTACGGACATCATTGGCAGCACTGGATTGCAAATCAAAGCAGATCCTGGTATTCCAGTGGTGTATTTAGGCTTCGGGTTGCTCATGATTGGGGTGTTGATGAGCTATATCTCTCACTCTCAGATTTGGGCTCTGGAAGCAGGCGATCGCTTTTTCCTGGGGGGCCGCACGAATCGTGCTCAAGTGATTTTTGAGCGAGAACTCTTGCAAATTATAGAAACGTTGGAGCCCTCAGGTACCGTGACAGCCCCAACATCTGAAGTAATGTCAGCCAGCTAA
- a CDS encoding response regulator transcription factor, whose amino-acid sequence MRILLVEDDPQLGEGLTEALTDEGYIVDWVTDGEMGWIQATDLEYDLMVLDVMLPKMNGIHLCRRLRDTGKRVPILMLTARDTNTDKVAGLDAGADDYVVKPFDLLELLARLRALLRRSTLGETSTILTWERLQLDPATHEVFYHHTPLRLTPKEFSLLELFLRSRRRVLSRSVLMDQCWSMDALPDEETVKSHLKSLRQKLRKAGAPADLIETVHGVGYRLKHP is encoded by the coding sequence ATGCGTATCCTCTTAGTCGAAGATGACCCTCAGCTCGGCGAAGGCTTAACCGAAGCCCTGACGGATGAAGGCTACATCGTAGATTGGGTCACAGACGGTGAGATGGGCTGGATTCAAGCAACTGATTTAGAGTATGACTTGATGGTGCTGGATGTCATGTTGCCCAAGATGAATGGCATTCACCTCTGTCGGCGGTTGCGAGATACGGGCAAACGGGTTCCGATTTTAATGCTCACAGCTCGCGATACCAATACCGATAAAGTCGCCGGACTCGATGCCGGGGCCGATGATTATGTGGTTAAACCCTTTGACTTATTAGAGCTGCTAGCGCGATTACGGGCACTGCTGCGGCGCAGCACCCTGGGAGAAACCAGCACGATATTGACTTGGGAGCGTCTTCAACTCGATCCGGCAACCCATGAGGTTTTTTATCATCACACTCCCTTGAGGTTAACGCCTAAGGAGTTTAGCCTTTTGGAACTGTTCCTGCGCAGTCGGCGGCGCGTTTTAAGTCGATCTGTGTTGATGGATCAGTGTTGGTCTATGGATGCTTTGCCCGATGAAGAGACGGTCAAGTCTCATCTCAAAAGCCTGCGGCAAAAGTTACGGAAGGCGGGTGCCCCTGCAGATCTGATTGAAACGGTGCATGGGGTCGGCTATCGGCTCAAACACCCTTAG
- a CDS encoding RMD1 family protein, with protein MSVLFPEKDAVKVRAYFLGQQIDLQPFTQTEPLALNPLIVNSHEGGCIVLFDYGAAVLLGLSAAEEAKFLENIQGLIVDPFASPETEEVLIRIAPVNEGKVEDGIILLSHFDIPALQLVADVLAKSVVLAEYELASAQVFDQIEPFAASLQQRNFNRQRATDLLGQIGNSLMIQHKIVGRVEIVDKPELLWEYPELDRVYARLEDEYEIRERHLALERKLDLVSRTAETALEIQQQNTGLRLEWYVVILIVIEVLLSLYDLITTHR; from the coding sequence ATGTCTGTACTTTTTCCTGAAAAAGATGCTGTTAAGGTTCGGGCCTACTTCTTGGGGCAACAGATAGATTTGCAACCCTTTACCCAAACTGAGCCCCTTGCCCTTAATCCCCTGATAGTCAATAGCCATGAAGGCGGCTGTATTGTCTTGTTCGACTATGGAGCTGCCGTATTACTAGGGCTCTCTGCAGCCGAAGAAGCTAAATTTCTGGAAAATATCCAGGGATTGATTGTAGATCCCTTTGCTTCTCCTGAGACAGAGGAAGTATTGATTCGAATCGCGCCAGTCAATGAGGGGAAGGTTGAAGATGGCATTATCCTTCTCTCACACTTTGACATCCCCGCCTTACAGCTAGTCGCTGATGTCCTCGCGAAGAGTGTCGTCCTGGCTGAGTATGAGTTAGCGTCTGCCCAAGTCTTTGATCAGATTGAGCCCTTTGCGGCCAGTTTGCAGCAACGCAACTTCAACCGCCAACGGGCTACCGATCTGCTTGGGCAGATTGGTAATTCGCTGATGATTCAACACAAAATTGTGGGCCGAGTTGAGATTGTCGATAAACCAGAACTGTTGTGGGAATATCCCGAATTAGATCGAGTTTATGCACGCTTAGAAGATGAATATGAAATTAGAGAACGCCATCTCGCCTTAGAACGTAAGCTAGATTTAGTGTCTCGGACAGCTGAGACCGCATTGGAAATTCAGCAACAAAATACTGGACTACGGCTTGAATGGTATGTGGTCATTCTGATTGTGATTGAAGTTCTGTTATCGCTATATGACCTGATAACAACGCATAGATAA
- a CDS encoding efflux RND transporter periplasmic adaptor subunit: MTMNRPQTSVPGRPLWLLIAALIVVGGVSFITVRSRLQSRQAAVTEETVVAPPQRVQVAALGRVEPAGRVVDVVPSENGRLSRVVVKERDAVEANQILAYLDIYEVRLAERDYAASQLAEAQSLLNAEIVYGEASIQEAKTRVDQIDQPQLAAIQAQQNTIESLQAELMVEEADLSRFQQLYADGGIARQALDRQQATVHQLQEDILSAQARKQELEAARRSDMANATAQIEVETANLTLSQAQVTVDSAAQNLALAEARLAQTVIRAPSAGQILKLHAEPGEAVTTSNPILALGNTDQMYVVAEVYETDVTLIKPGQQATITSRNGAFEQTLTGTVDEVGLQIFKNDVLDDDPAANADARVVEVRVRVDQSEVIGGLTNLQVDVAIDVES; this comes from the coding sequence ATGACGATGAATCGTCCCCAGACATCGGTTCCAGGAAGACCTCTCTGGCTCTTGATTGCCGCATTGATTGTGGTGGGTGGGGTGTCTTTTATCACGGTGCGATCGCGACTTCAGTCTCGGCAGGCAGCGGTGACGGAAGAAACGGTGGTGGCGCCGCCTCAACGGGTGCAGGTGGCAGCCTTAGGACGGGTGGAACCAGCGGGACGAGTGGTGGATGTGGTGCCCTCTGAAAATGGCCGCCTCAGTCGAGTGGTGGTCAAAGAACGGGATGCGGTCGAAGCGAACCAAATTCTGGCGTATCTAGATATTTATGAGGTGCGGCTGGCCGAACGTGACTATGCGGCCAGTCAACTGGCAGAGGCCCAAAGCTTGCTCAACGCAGAAATCGTGTATGGCGAAGCCAGTATTCAAGAGGCTAAAACACGGGTTGACCAGATTGATCAGCCCCAGCTAGCGGCTATTCAAGCTCAGCAGAACACCATTGAGAGTCTCCAGGCAGAGCTTATGGTGGAGGAGGCAGACCTGTCCAGGTTTCAACAGCTCTACGCAGATGGTGGTATTGCTAGACAAGCGTTAGATCGCCAGCAGGCAACCGTTCATCAGCTGCAAGAAGACATCCTTAGCGCTCAGGCCCGCAAGCAAGAGCTAGAAGCGGCTCGCCGCAGCGACATGGCCAATGCAACCGCCCAGATAGAGGTGGAAACGGCTAATCTGACCCTGTCTCAAGCCCAGGTGACCGTGGATTCGGCGGCTCAAAATCTAGCGCTGGCAGAAGCGCGTCTGGCCCAGACCGTGATTCGAGCCCCAAGCGCTGGGCAAATTTTAAAGCTCCATGCAGAACCCGGTGAAGCAGTCACCACCAGCAACCCCATTCTCGCGTTAGGCAATACTGACCAAATGTATGTGGTTGCTGAAGTTTATGAAACGGATGTCACCCTGATTAAGCCGGGGCAACAGGCAACCATCACCAGCCGTAATGGTGCATTTGAGCAGACGCTGACGGGTACCGTTGATGAAGTGGGATTACAAATCTTCAAAAATGACGTGCTCGACGATGACCCTGCTGCGAATGCCGACGCCCGGGTGGTAGAAGTGCGGGTGCGGGTTGATCAAAGTGAGGTAATTGGAGGGCTCACCAATCTGCAGGTGGATGTGGCGATTGATGTGGAGTCTTAG
- a CDS encoding cytochrome c biogenesis protein CcdA, which yields MLETLQTRLYEVSQYANDLVSHHLTSISPLSLGIVCLAGLLTSLTPCLLSMLPIMVGYMGGYEAKGRLQAVSQATGFALGLATMLAVLGLLAGALGRVYGQIGVGLPIIVSVLAILMGLNLLEALPLPLPNTGQWAFLNQGLPLVLKSYLLGLTFGLVASPCSTPVLATLLAWISTTGDPLLGAALLLAYTVGYVFPLVLAGSFTATIKQLLALRRWSGWITPASGILLVGFGVFSLLIRFMPGQLV from the coding sequence ATGTTAGAAACGCTCCAGACCCGCTTATATGAGGTCAGCCAGTATGCCAATGATTTGGTCTCTCATCATCTAACGAGTATCTCTCCCCTGAGCCTAGGGATCGTTTGCTTAGCTGGGCTGTTGACGAGTTTGACCCCCTGCTTGCTCTCGATGCTACCCATCATGGTGGGATATATGGGCGGTTATGAAGCCAAAGGTCGGCTGCAAGCAGTTTCTCAGGCGACTGGGTTTGCCTTAGGGCTAGCGACGATGTTGGCAGTCTTGGGCTTATTGGCCGGGGCCTTGGGTCGGGTTTATGGGCAAATTGGCGTGGGCTTGCCGATCATTGTGAGCGTGCTGGCCATTCTGATGGGGCTCAATTTGTTAGAGGCGCTGCCGCTGCCCTTGCCCAATACAGGCCAGTGGGCTTTTCTGAACCAGGGATTACCCCTTGTCCTCAAAAGCTACTTGTTGGGGCTAACTTTTGGTCTGGTGGCTTCTCCCTGCAGTACGCCTGTGTTAGCCACGTTGTTGGCCTGGATTTCGACCACGGGGGATCCTTTGCTTGGGGCAGCGCTGCTGCTGGCCTATACGGTGGGGTATGTGTTTCCGCTAGTGTTGGCGGGTAGTTTTACCGCCACCATTAAGCAACTTTTGGCGCTGCGGCGTTGGTCTGGATGGATTACCCCCGCTAGCGGGATTTTACTGGTTGGGTTTGGGGTTTTTTCATTACTGATACGGTTCATGCCAGGCCAGTTGGTTTAA
- a CDS encoding FHA domain-containing protein — MSAESQLSSILIVEDSKGRREIILDSSLYSIGRDPKCDIRLASQFVSRHHATLVQLPKDDNSYYYRIVDGNLKGKPSANGMLINGRKLQAHDLKNEDEIVFGPQARAIYYQLRRDATSTLPPDEFDITLISPNMVDELEDETGDTASQ, encoded by the coding sequence ATGTCTGCAGAATCTCAGCTCAGCAGCATCTTGATTGTTGAGGATAGTAAAGGGCGACGTGAGATTATTCTGGATAGCTCGCTCTATTCCATCGGTCGAGATCCTAAATGCGATATCCGGCTCGCGTCACAGTTCGTCTCTCGTCATCATGCCACCCTTGTGCAGTTGCCAAAGGATGACAATAGCTATTACTACCGCATCGTAGATGGCAACCTGAAAGGTAAGCCGAGTGCCAACGGCATGCTAATTAATGGGCGCAAGCTACAGGCCCATGACCTCAAAAATGAGGATGAGATTGTCTTTGGCCCTCAAGCTCGGGCAATCTATTACCAACTTCGACGTGATGCAACGTCAACACTGCCGCCTGACGAGTTTGATATCACCCTTATCAGCCCGAACATGGTTGACGAGCTAGAAGATGAAACGGGTGATACGGCGAGTCAGTAG
- a CDS encoding DNA polymerase III subunit delta' (catalyzes the DNA-template-directed extension of the 3'-end of a DNA strand; the delta' subunit seems to interact with the gamma subunit to transfer the beta subunit on the DNA) — translation MVRDTFTGLLGQDTAVDLLCQAIAQQRIAPAYLFAGPAGVGRRLAALRFAEPLLGALTADITVLRRRIETRNHPDLLWVEPTYLHQGKPITLAAAEELGVRRKSPPQIRLVQVREITHFLARPPLESPRAVVIIEGAETMAEAAANGLLKTLEEPGQASLILLAPDSAALLPTLVSRCQQIPFRRLSQERMAAVLTAAGYPEVLQQPDILAMAQGSPGQAIAAWQQLQTLPEELIGALQQPPQSLRQALDLARRVSKELDTEAQLWLVDYLQQYYWQHLRSPALVTALESARSHLRRFVQPRLVWEVTLMALVP, via the coding sequence ATGGTACGGGACACATTTACAGGCTTATTAGGGCAAGATACGGCGGTTGATCTGTTGTGTCAGGCGATCGCTCAGCAACGGATAGCTCCGGCCTACCTTTTTGCAGGGCCAGCAGGGGTCGGGCGGCGATTGGCGGCCCTGCGGTTTGCTGAGCCTTTACTGGGGGCGCTAACGGCTGATATCACGGTTTTAAGACGGCGCATTGAAACCCGTAACCACCCTGACTTGCTGTGGGTGGAACCCACCTATTTACACCAGGGCAAACCCATTACGCTGGCAGCTGCGGAGGAACTCGGGGTGCGGCGCAAGAGCCCCCCTCAAATTCGTCTAGTTCAGGTGCGAGAGATTACCCACTTTCTGGCTCGCCCGCCGCTAGAATCGCCCCGTGCCGTGGTGATCATTGAAGGCGCTGAAACGATGGCAGAAGCTGCTGCCAATGGCCTCCTCAAGACGCTGGAAGAACCAGGCCAAGCCTCGCTGATTTTACTGGCCCCTGACAGCGCTGCCCTGTTACCCACGCTGGTGTCGCGCTGTCAGCAAATTCCCTTCCGCAGACTCTCCCAGGAGAGGATGGCGGCTGTGTTAACGGCAGCTGGGTATCCCGAAGTTCTGCAGCAGCCAGATATCCTCGCTATGGCCCAGGGCAGCCCTGGGCAAGCGATCGCAGCCTGGCAACAACTCCAAACCTTGCCGGAAGAGCTGATCGGGGCTCTCCAGCAACCCCCTCAGAGCTTGCGTCAGGCGTTAGACTTGGCCCGTCGAGTCAGCAAAGAACTCGACACGGAAGCCCAGCTGTGGCTGGTGGACTATCTGCAACAGTATTACTGGCAACACCTGCGATCGCCTGCCCTGGTCACAGCGCTAGAAAGTGCCCGTTCTCACTTACGTCGGTTTGTGCAGCCCCGTCTGGTTTGGGAAGTCACGCTGATGGCCTTGGTGCCCTAG
- a CDS encoding dTMP kinase — protein MEGKLIVFEGVEGSGKSTQILHLKRWLQTHAGFQHLQSQGIIPALIVTREPGGTSLGTALRSLLLESQSAVPLQSQAELLLYAADRAQHVEEVIRPALQAGSWVVCDRFIDSTVAYQGYGRGLSLSLIEQLNQIATQGISCHLTLWLQLNAEAGLARSQSRGQLDRMEQANLQFHQQVQQGFEALAVQYPERIVPIDATPREMTVAQQIQTVVEQRLQAWYGTHLQAY, from the coding sequence ATGGAAGGTAAGCTGATTGTCTTTGAAGGGGTGGAAGGTAGTGGAAAAAGTACTCAGATACTTCACTTAAAGCGCTGGTTACAGACCCACGCTGGCTTTCAACACCTCCAATCGCAGGGAATTATCCCGGCTCTGATTGTGACCCGAGAACCCGGCGGCACCTCCTTAGGAACGGCGTTGAGATCCCTGTTGCTAGAGAGCCAGTCTGCTGTACCGTTGCAATCGCAAGCCGAGCTGCTGCTCTATGCGGCTGATCGAGCGCAACACGTAGAAGAGGTGATCCGACCGGCGCTGCAAGCGGGGAGTTGGGTGGTCTGCGATCGCTTCATCGATTCTACGGTGGCTTATCAAGGCTATGGGCGGGGGCTCAGCTTGTCCCTGATTGAGCAGCTGAATCAGATTGCGACCCAAGGCATCTCCTGCCACCTGACACTCTGGCTGCAGCTCAATGCTGAAGCGGGGTTGGCCCGCAGCCAATCTCGTGGGCAGCTTGATCGTATGGAGCAAGCGAATCTGCAGTTTCATCAACAGGTGCAGCAGGGGTTTGAAGCGTTAGCCGTTCAGTATCCTGAACGGATTGTGCCGATTGATGCAACCCCTAGGGAAATGACAGTCGCACAGCAAATCCAAACCGTGGTGGAACAGCGTTTACAAGCATGGTACGGGACACATTTACAGGCTTATTAG
- a CDS encoding cyclic nucleotide-binding domain-containing protein, with product MERILFILGILEDEDVDWLVSAGQRRELASNEMLIREGEPNTAIYLILRGRFVVSVTRSRDTEIAHLSSGEVVGEMSFVDHLPASATVIAAEPSVVLEIDREILNQKLTQEISFACRWYQALAILLSIRLRGTVRHLDAEFWQPTALGENCFSPDMADSMELGGIRFDWLMRRLRDSDMQNWEI from the coding sequence ATGGAACGCATCTTATTCATTTTGGGCATTTTAGAAGACGAAGATGTGGATTGGTTGGTGAGCGCGGGGCAGCGACGCGAACTCGCTAGCAATGAGATGCTGATCCGAGAAGGCGAGCCCAACACTGCTATCTACCTTATCCTGCGGGGCCGATTTGTCGTCTCTGTAACTCGATCTCGAGATACAGAAATTGCCCATTTATCGAGCGGGGAGGTGGTCGGTGAAATGTCTTTCGTCGACCACCTCCCCGCGTCAGCTACGGTAATCGCTGCCGAACCTTCTGTCGTTTTGGAAATTGATCGAGAAATTCTGAATCAAAAGCTAACCCAAGAGATAAGCTTTGCCTGTCGCTGGTATCAAGCCCTAGCCATTTTGCTCTCTATCCGCCTGAGGGGAACGGTTCGTCATTTAGACGCAGAATTTTGGCAACCCACTGCCCTTGGAGAAAACTGTTTTTCCCCCGATATGGCAGACAGTATGGAGTTAGGAGGTATTCGTTTTGATTGGTTAATGCGACGCCTTAGAGATTCTGATATGCAAAATTGGGAAATCTAG
- a CDS encoding tetratricopeptide repeat protein, translating into MGSVIEVASQTFEEEVLEQSFETPVVIDFFAQWCGPCQLLKPVLEQLAQEYDFVLAKVDIDQNPELARIYQVEGVPDVKVAIQGQVHNGFVGMLAEPQLREFLAQLNLTSAFDKQMAAIASAQAAGHLEQVKQGYEALLSQYPDRPQVTLAAAQFSLSQGNLAATAALLDKIDPYQRPYGDQAQALRSLMAFHQVAAEMMPTTNADQQYLAGAKAAIVEDYETALESFLNLVKCDRRYRDDAGRKALLTLFAVLGDDHPLTQTYRKRLMQTLF; encoded by the coding sequence ATGGGGTCAGTGATTGAGGTCGCTAGCCAAACCTTTGAAGAAGAGGTGCTAGAACAGTCCTTTGAGACACCTGTAGTAATTGACTTTTTTGCCCAGTGGTGTGGCCCTTGTCAGCTGCTCAAACCGGTGTTGGAACAGCTGGCTCAAGAGTATGATTTTGTGCTGGCAAAAGTGGACATTGACCAAAACCCAGAACTTGCTCGCATCTATCAGGTGGAAGGGGTGCCTGATGTGAAAGTGGCCATACAGGGGCAGGTGCACAACGGGTTTGTGGGCATGTTGGCGGAGCCGCAGCTGCGGGAGTTTTTAGCTCAGCTGAACCTCACCTCTGCCTTTGACAAGCAGATGGCTGCGATCGCCTCAGCACAGGCTGCAGGTCACCTAGAACAGGTCAAGCAGGGCTATGAGGCGCTGTTAAGCCAATATCCTGACCGACCGCAGGTGACTTTAGCAGCCGCTCAATTTAGCCTCAGTCAGGGGAACCTGGCAGCCACAGCAGCACTCTTAGACAAAATTGACCCGTATCAGCGCCCCTACGGAGATCAGGCGCAGGCTCTGCGATCGCTGATGGCCTTTCATCAGGTTGCCGCAGAGATGATGCCCACAACCAACGCCGATCAGCAGTATCTGGCTGGAGCCAAGGCCGCAATTGTAGAAGACTATGAAACGGCTCTAGAGAGCTTTTTGAACCTGGTGAAGTGCGATCGCCGCTACCGAGATGATGCCGGTCGTAAAGCGCTGCTCACCCTGTTTGCAGTTCTGGGAGACGACCACCCCCTCACCCAGACCTACCGTAAGCGGTTGATGCAAACCCTTTTCTAA
- a CDS encoding HAMP domain-containing histidine kinase yields MNFSRSQQWLTVGCGAVLMALLGTGILAYQAIIYRIAPSVWEEEEVSEYFYLNGLFVAITDAEVSQQLYLESGEEAALSWYYEQLEMIDIYLEGLFETYGEIEEIPAYLEEESVYLEGDFAYIEALMNLEIAIEEFIFQLEDGIEQYDAEPLDMSTQLELAQLISEARLDVQLALQMLLEESSWEHQWEVTDASLDLNRDLWFTSITVGLGCIAIGILYGGVMQTLRRRENMTTDLRDRNQQLSQTLDTKMLDLQQAKTALRTELIHRQELETTCQEIEQAKELTDLKLNFFSLASHELRTPLSSILVSAQLLDNPNANWSEDKRSRNLRRIQSAAKTMAQLLADILLLTRAEAGKLEFNPQTIELQDFCQRLVEEVKFNTQAQHRISVQQQGECSYACLDEKLLRALLMSLLTNAIKYSPQESEIKFTIWGENGRTRFQVSDQGIGISPGDQQHLFESFRRGQNVKTISGTGLGLAVVKKCLDLHGGSIEVESQVSVGTTFTVDIPWISEDDLEGI; encoded by the coding sequence ATGAATTTTTCTCGATCTCAACAATGGCTAACGGTGGGTTGTGGTGCTGTGCTCATGGCCTTATTAGGCACGGGTATCTTGGCCTATCAAGCCATCATTTACCGGATAGCCCCCTCAGTATGGGAGGAGGAAGAGGTTAGTGAATATTTTTATCTGAATGGATTATTTGTTGCCATTACCGATGCTGAAGTGAGCCAGCAACTCTATCTGGAAAGTGGTGAAGAAGCTGCACTCTCTTGGTACTACGAGCAATTAGAAATGATTGACATCTATCTTGAAGGACTCTTTGAAACGTACGGAGAAATTGAAGAAATCCCTGCTTATCTTGAAGAAGAATCCGTCTATCTGGAAGGAGACTTTGCCTATATAGAAGCTTTAATGAACCTAGAGATTGCAATTGAAGAATTTATTTTTCAATTAGAAGATGGCATTGAGCAATACGACGCTGAACCTCTCGATATGTCGACACAATTAGAGCTGGCTCAGCTCATTAGCGAAGCTCGATTAGACGTTCAACTAGCTCTACAGATGTTGCTGGAAGAAAGCAGTTGGGAACACCAGTGGGAAGTTACAGATGCCAGTCTTGACCTCAATCGGGACCTCTGGTTTACAAGTATCACCGTTGGGCTAGGCTGTATTGCTATCGGCATTTTATATGGAGGGGTCATGCAGACCCTGAGACGTCGGGAAAATATGACCACTGACCTGCGCGATCGCAACCAACAACTTTCCCAAACGCTAGACACTAAAATGTTGGATTTACAGCAGGCTAAAACTGCCTTAAGAACTGAATTAATTCACCGTCAAGAACTCGAAACTACTTGTCAAGAGATCGAACAAGCTAAAGAGCTGACGGATCTAAAACTGAATTTCTTTTCCTTAGCATCCCATGAATTGAGAACCCCCCTCAGTTCTATTTTAGTGTCGGCTCAATTGCTGGATAATCCGAATGCTAACTGGTCGGAAGACAAGCGCTCTCGTAACCTCAGACGCATTCAATCGGCAGCGAAAACGATGGCTCAACTCTTAGCGGATATTTTGCTGCTGACCCGTGCCGAGGCCGGTAAATTGGAATTTAATCCTCAAACGATTGAGCTACAAGATTTTTGCCAGCGTTTGGTCGAAGAAGTCAAGTTTAATACTCAGGCCCAACATCGCATCTCAGTGCAGCAGCAGGGTGAATGTAGCTATGCGTGTTTAGATGAAAAACTGCTACGGGCGCTGTTAATGAGCTTATTGACCAACGCAATTAAATATTCGCCCCAGGAGAGCGAAATTAAATTCACAATTTGGGGAGAGAATGGCCGTACCCGTTTTCAGGTGAGCGATCAGGGAATTGGCATTTCACCGGGTGATCAGCAACATTTGTTTGAGTCTTTTCGCCGGGGGCAAAATGTGAAAACGATCTCAGGAACGGGTTTAGGCTTAGCCGTGGTCAAAAAGTGCTTAGATCTCCATGGCGGCTCTATCGAGGTTGAGAGCCAGGTTAGCGTTGGCACCACCTTTACGGTGGATATCCCTTGGATCTCCGAGGATGATTTAGAGGGGATATAG